One Danio aesculapii chromosome 22, fDanAes4.1, whole genome shotgun sequence genomic window carries:
- the LOC130216434 gene encoding L-rhamnose-binding lectin CSL3-like — MVSLTVFLTLILLNSSLLISANGDRGHGGHDDDDDYCRRTSRIVTACEGLDLVLSCPRFRKIHILAANYGRTDRRTCVDHRPWGQIRNTNCISRNSLYIVSRSCDGRGSCTISATNSVFSDPCVGTYKFLRVKYCCKRRRG; from the exons ATGGTTTCTCTCACTGTATTTCTCACCT TAATTCTTCTGAACTCCAGCCTGCTGATATCAGCAAATGGTGACCGTGGTCATGGtggtcatgatgatgatgatgattactgCAGGAGGACTTCTA GAATCGTAACTGCGTGTGAGGGACTTGATCTGGTGTTGTCTTGTCCTA gATTTCGTAAGATCCACATACTTGCTGCAAACTATGGACGTACAGATAGAAGAACCTGCGTTGACCATCGTCCATGGGGTCAAATCCGAAACACCAACTGCATTTCACGCAACTCTCTGTACATTGTGTCCAGAAG CTGTGATGGACGTGGGAGCTGCACCATATCAGCCACCAACAGTGTATTCTCTGATCCGTGTGTCGGCACGTACAAGTTCCTGAGAGTCAAATACTGCTGCAAGC GTCGTAGGGGCTGA